The Candidatus Rubrimentiphilum sp. genome includes a window with the following:
- the sigH gene encoding RNA polymerase sporulation sigma factor SigH yields MTQPVSEGLDYHERVDEDLVATAKSGDNLAMEFLLNKYKNFVRIKAKSYFLIGADREDIIQEGMIGLYKAVRDFKADKLSSFRAFAELCITRQIITAIKTATRQKHIPLNQYISLNKPIYDEDSERTLLDVMASNKTSDPEELVINQEVSQDIKERIQENLSELESQVLLSYLEGKSYQEMARDLGRHVKSIDNALQRVKRKIEKNLSEIELP; encoded by the coding sequence ATGACCCAACCCGTCTCGGAGGGCCTGGATTACCACGAGCGGGTAGACGAGGACCTGGTCGCTACGGCGAAATCAGGCGACAACCTCGCGATGGAGTTCCTTCTCAACAAATATAAGAACTTCGTTCGCATCAAAGCGAAAAGCTATTTTCTCATCGGCGCAGATCGCGAAGACATCATTCAAGAAGGAATGATCGGTCTGTATAAAGCCGTCCGTGACTTTAAAGCCGACAAACTTTCAAGTTTCCGCGCGTTCGCCGAACTCTGCATCACGCGGCAGATCATTACGGCGATCAAAACCGCGACGCGGCAGAAGCATATTCCGCTGAATCAGTACATCTCGCTGAACAAGCCGATTTACGATGAGGACAGCGAACGTACGCTGCTCGACGTCATGGCGTCGAACAAAACGTCGGATCCTGAAGAGCTGGTTATCAACCAAGAGGTCTCTCAGGATATCAAGGAGCGGATTCAGGAGAATCTCTCCGAGCTCGAGTCGCAGGTCTTGCTGTCGTATCTCGAAGGCAAAAGCTATCAGGAGATGGCTCGTGACCTTGGCCGGCACGTAAAGTCGATCGACAACGCACTGCAGCGCGTCAAACGCAAGATCGAGAAGAACCTTTCGGAGATCGAACTACCGTAA
- a CDS encoding VOC family protein: MSEQKIPLRGFDVVFYTVKDMKRARAFYEGLFDWKTGVESDYWVEYELPDGSTFALANDPSAGWKEGHGIMFGVPNMNQAAERAEQLGGKITDRKFEGPSCGAAECIDPEGNYLYLHQRK, encoded by the coding sequence ATGAGCGAACAGAAAATTCCGCTGCGCGGGTTCGACGTGGTATTCTACACCGTCAAAGACATGAAGCGCGCTCGCGCGTTTTACGAAGGCCTCTTCGACTGGAAAACCGGAGTCGAATCCGACTACTGGGTCGAGTACGAATTGCCCGATGGCTCGACGTTCGCGCTAGCCAACGATCCGTCGGCCGGGTGGAAAGAGGGCCACGGCATCATGTTCGGCGTTCCCAACATGAACCAAGCAGCGGAGCGAGCCGAGCAACTCGGTGGCAAGATTACAGACCGCAAATTTGAAGGCCCCAGTTGTGGCGCGGCAGAGTGCATCGATCCCGAAGGAAACTACCTCTACTTACACCAGCGTAAGTAA
- the ispD gene encoding 2-C-methyl-D-erythritol 4-phosphate cytidylyltransferase codes for MRRPARWTAIVVAAGRGTRFGRPKQLLEIAGTPMLAWSIRTFAAMPEIESIVVVTENEWLSEISSVCAQAAGAKCAAVVPGGATRQASVYEGLRAVPAGCDAVLVHDGARPLVDAETVRNGMQVIGDGHAALLAVPVVDTVKVVEPHSRIVKETSPRERLWAAQTPQFATLPDMRLAHETAHRDNFAATDDAMLLERIGVTVQIVAGAPDNFKVTLPEDLARAEDVLRRRYADAR; via the coding sequence ATGCGGCGTCCGGCGCGCTGGACGGCGATAGTCGTCGCGGCGGGACGCGGGACGCGCTTCGGGCGGCCGAAACAGTTGCTCGAAATCGCGGGCACGCCCATGCTCGCGTGGTCGATTCGAACGTTTGCAGCGATGCCCGAGATCGAGTCGATCGTCGTGGTCACCGAAAACGAGTGGCTCTCCGAAATTAGTTCGGTTTGCGCGCAGGCGGCCGGAGCGAAGTGCGCTGCAGTAGTGCCCGGCGGCGCGACGCGGCAAGCCAGCGTCTATGAGGGCTTGCGCGCCGTCCCCGCCGGATGCGATGCGGTCCTCGTGCACGACGGCGCGCGCCCGCTCGTGGACGCCGAGACCGTGCGCAACGGCATGCAAGTCATCGGCGACGGTCACGCGGCATTGCTGGCCGTTCCGGTTGTGGACACCGTCAAAGTTGTCGAACCGCATTCGCGCATCGTAAAAGAGACGTCGCCGCGCGAGCGGCTCTGGGCCGCGCAAACGCCGCAGTTCGCGACGCTGCCCGACATGCGCTTGGCGCATGAGACCGCGCATCGCGATAACTTTGCGGCGACCGATGACGCGATGCTGCTGGAACGCATCGGCGTTACCGTGCAGATCGTTGCGGGTGCGCCGGATAATTTTAAAGTGACGCTGCCCGAAGATCTCGCGCGCGCCGAAGACGTGCTGCGCCGCCGCTACGCGGACGCGCGCTGA
- a CDS encoding GNAT family N-acetyltransferase, with amino-acid sequence MHGALIMSSEKTELFDLILTDGDMIIRPTSADDEALLLQWLYDPEIHRWWGGKPKSREIVTGLLHVSHDDDGSTLWPFIILQDDHPIGFIQVWREAGGDAGLDMFLTPEFRSRGLGARAAHMLASHLRDAGWPRITADPAIGNEPAIRMWQKAGFEKTGEVIDIGDGPSELMAFRGEPGSSS; translated from the coding sequence ATGCATGGCGCACTGATTATGTCAAGTGAAAAGACGGAATTATTCGATCTCATTTTAACCGATGGCGACATGATCATTCGGCCGACCAGCGCCGATGACGAAGCGTTATTATTGCAATGGTTGTACGATCCGGAGATCCACCGTTGGTGGGGCGGTAAACCAAAATCGCGCGAAATCGTCACGGGGCTGTTGCACGTATCACACGACGACGACGGCAGCACACTCTGGCCGTTCATTATTCTGCAAGACGACCACCCAATCGGTTTCATCCAAGTTTGGCGCGAAGCAGGCGGCGATGCCGGATTAGACATGTTCCTCACCCCGGAGTTTCGCAGTCGCGGGCTTGGAGCACGCGCGGCACATATGCTGGCGTCGCACTTGCGCGACGCCGGCTGGCCGAGAATAACCGCCGATCCGGCGATCGGCAATGAACCCGCCATTCGCATGTGGCAGAAGGCCGGCTTCGAAAAGACAGGCGAGGTCATTGATATCGGCGACGGCCCATCCGAGCTAATGGCGTTTAGAGGAGAACCGGGCTCCAGTTCTTAG
- the rlmB gene encoding 23S rRNA (guanosine(2251)-2'-O)-methyltransferase RlmB, which translates to MASRLDLDDVIYGVHAIEEALIAGEPLRRLHVAGERRRDPAVRKILDLAAERGAQLRFEDRRFFAQFPYKAHQGVVAVGPPFPYVSLEEALAKRSRPALFVVLDHITDPHNAGAIVRTAESAGADAIILPERRSAGINATVRKAAAGATAHIPVARVSNIAETVRKLKKAAIWVAGADPGEGSLEYSQADLSGDLALVIGAEGQGLSQVVRKECDFLVRIPMLGKVASLNASVAAAVLLYEAVRQRRSQPDNP; encoded by the coding sequence ATGGCAAGCCGTCTAGATCTCGACGACGTCATCTATGGCGTGCACGCGATCGAGGAAGCGCTTATCGCGGGCGAACCGTTACGCCGGCTGCACGTTGCGGGCGAGCGCCGCCGCGATCCGGCTGTTCGAAAAATTCTCGATCTTGCCGCCGAACGCGGCGCGCAGCTGCGTTTCGAAGACCGGCGGTTCTTCGCGCAGTTTCCCTACAAAGCGCATCAGGGCGTCGTCGCGGTCGGTCCGCCGTTTCCGTATGTGAGTTTGGAAGAAGCGCTTGCCAAGCGAAGCCGGCCTGCGCTGTTTGTCGTGCTCGATCACATCACCGATCCGCACAATGCGGGCGCGATCGTTCGCACGGCTGAGTCCGCAGGAGCCGATGCGATCATTCTGCCGGAACGGCGCTCGGCCGGCATTAATGCGACCGTCCGAAAAGCGGCCGCCGGTGCGACGGCGCATATTCCGGTTGCACGCGTCAGCAATATTGCCGAGACGGTACGCAAGCTCAAGAAAGCCGCGATCTGGGTGGCCGGGGCGGATCCGGGAGAGGGAAGTCTGGAGTATTCGCAAGCCGACCTGAGCGGGGACTTGGCGCTGGTCATTGGGGCGGAGGGTCAGGGCCTCTCGCAGGTCGTTCGTAAAGAATGTGATTTTCTGGTGCGCATCCCGATGCTGGGGAAGGTCGCCTCGCTCAATGCCTCAGTGGCGGCGGCCGTCTTGCTGTACGAGGCAGTCCGCCAAAGGCGCTCTCAACCGGACAATCCTTAA
- the ispF gene encoding 2-C-methyl-D-erythritol 2,4-cyclodiphosphate synthase, translated as MRVGYGFDAHRLAKGRKLILGGVQIESDFGALGHSDADVLAHAVSDALLGAAALGDLGERYPASDARWKDADSMELLAQCAAEVQRAGFRIANVDATIVVESPKLAPHVARMRENLSQRLELPVARVSVKAKSSEGLGYTGDGTGIAASAVALLEE; from the coding sequence ATGCGAGTCGGCTACGGCTTCGACGCACACAGGCTGGCGAAGGGACGCAAACTGATTCTCGGCGGCGTGCAGATTGAAAGCGATTTCGGTGCGCTCGGCCACTCGGATGCCGACGTGCTGGCGCATGCGGTCAGCGATGCGCTGCTGGGCGCAGCCGCGTTGGGCGATCTCGGCGAACGCTACCCGGCCTCCGATGCGCGCTGGAAGGACGCCGATTCTATGGAGCTGCTCGCGCAGTGCGCGGCCGAGGTACAACGCGCCGGCTTTCGCATTGCCAACGTCGACGCGACGATCGTAGTCGAGAGTCCGAAGCTTGCGCCGCATGTCGCGCGCATGCGCGAAAATCTTTCACAGCGGCTGGAACTTCCAGTTGCGCGGGTCAGCGTAAAAGCGAAGAGCAGCGAGGGATTGGGGTACACCGGGGACGGCACCGGTATCGCAGCTTCGGCGGTCGCACTCCTGGAAGAATAG
- a CDS encoding Rieske 2Fe-2S domain-containing protein, with amino-acid sequence MGKATITIGSVIGLTLAIPTTAALMPDVNPGHPTWTGMDDAGWKQLQAATDTPVQIDIRMHSKDAYLTAAAPQSVWGIKVKDPQKFIRDRADLFDGDGKELLPYSAFNIGFALFSPICPHLGCYYEWKPFLNRFACPCHGSQFDHSGARVAGPATRGLDPLPVRERDGIAECQWIRYEPTIPNRIVVSYIA; translated from the coding sequence ATGGGAAAAGCGACCATCACTATCGGTAGCGTGATCGGCCTAACCCTGGCGATTCCGACAACTGCCGCATTAATGCCGGATGTTAATCCAGGGCACCCAACTTGGACCGGCATGGATGACGCCGGGTGGAAACAGCTTCAGGCTGCAACCGACACGCCGGTGCAAATCGACATTCGGATGCACAGCAAGGACGCCTATTTGACGGCCGCAGCTCCACAATCCGTTTGGGGCATCAAGGTCAAGGATCCCCAAAAGTTTATTCGCGATCGCGCCGACCTTTTTGACGGCGATGGAAAGGAACTGCTGCCGTACTCAGCTTTCAACATCGGTTTTGCGCTCTTTAGTCCAATCTGTCCGCATCTAGGCTGTTACTACGAGTGGAAGCCATTCCTAAATCGGTTTGCCTGCCCTTGTCATGGGTCACAGTTCGATCATAGCGGTGCGCGAGTCGCCGGCCCCGCAACGCGTGGGCTCGATCCTCTTCCCGTGCGGGAACGCGATGGAATAGCTGAGTGTCAATGGATTCGCTACGAACCGACGATTCCGAATCGCATCGTGGTCTCGTACATAGCCTAA
- the cysE gene encoding serine O-acetyltransferase, which translates to MADPFSLIASDLRAALDRDPAARGPLDVILSYPGFHAIAAHRFIHALHRTGLPLLPRWLSNVNRFFTGIEIHPGARIGRGFFIDHGMGVVIGETAEVGDGCTIYQGVSLGGTSLSHGKRHPTLGNNVTVGASAVLLGAITIGDNARIGGGSVVIRDVPPNATAVGVPARVVMKDGVPVRAVPEDDSTWSWMI; encoded by the coding sequence ATGGCTGATCCGTTTTCGCTTATCGCCTCGGATCTCCGCGCCGCGCTCGATCGCGATCCCGCGGCGCGCGGCCCCTTGGACGTCATTCTCTCGTATCCCGGATTTCACGCAATCGCCGCGCACCGGTTCATTCACGCTCTGCACCGTACCGGGCTGCCGCTGCTGCCGCGCTGGCTGTCGAATGTCAACCGGTTTTTCACCGGCATCGAGATCCATCCGGGCGCCCGGATCGGCCGCGGGTTCTTTATCGATCACGGGATGGGCGTCGTCATCGGCGAGACGGCCGAAGTCGGCGACGGCTGCACGATCTACCAGGGCGTCTCGCTCGGCGGAACGAGCCTCTCGCACGGCAAACGTCACCCGACCTTGGGAAACAACGTGACCGTCGGCGCCAGCGCCGTGCTTTTGGGAGCGATTACAATCGGCGACAACGCAAGAATCGGCGGCGGTTCGGTCGTCATCAGGGACGTGCCGCCTAACGCAACCGCGGTGGGCGTACCGGCGCGCGTCGTGATGAAAGACGGCGTTCCAGTACGCGCGGTGCCCGAAGACGACAGCACGTGGTCGTGGATGATTTAG
- a CDS encoding class I SAM-dependent methyltransferase, whose translation MKTAEISFVPLVRSADLDDAIKYDHRGLTYEDFRVRAKDDELAPNEKIGFLNNSRAEAEAAIFADIVKKLPPLAQSERTIIDIGSGCGPLAEKMIAQSEKNDHHLVMVDSAEMLALLPPSSNVEKRPQRFPRDRSFLSEFRQTADAVLVYSVVQHELLDGDLWGMFDSICDLLRDGGYALIGDIPNRSMRMRASKQPDTQRRLRDRLFPTQFDDSVIFSLLMRARNQGIDSYLLPQPAGLPFHMRREDILLHRP comes from the coding sequence ATGAAGACCGCCGAGATTTCATTTGTCCCGCTAGTCCGCAGTGCGGATTTAGACGATGCGATAAAGTACGACCATCGCGGTCTTACCTACGAAGATTTTCGCGTTCGCGCGAAAGACGACGAGCTTGCGCCCAATGAAAAGATCGGCTTCCTCAACAATAGCCGGGCGGAAGCGGAAGCCGCAATTTTTGCGGACATCGTAAAAAAACTGCCGCCCTTAGCGCAGAGCGAACGCACCATTATAGACATTGGCTCCGGCTGCGGGCCGCTGGCCGAAAAGATGATCGCGCAGTCCGAGAAAAACGATCACCACTTAGTCATGGTCGACTCCGCCGAAATGCTGGCGCTCTTGCCGCCGTCCTCCAACGTCGAAAAGCGGCCGCAGCGTTTTCCGCGCGACCGCTCGTTTCTTTCAGAGTTCCGTCAAACGGCCGACGCCGTCTTGGTGTACAGCGTCGTGCAGCACGAGCTGCTGGACGGCGACCTGTGGGGAATGTTCGACAGCATCTGCGACCTGCTTCGCGACGGCGGCTACGCCCTAATCGGCGACATCCCGAACCGGTCGATGCGCATGCGCGCGTCCAAGCAGCCCGACACGCAGCGGCGCCTGCGAGATCGCCTATTCCCCACGCAGTTCGACGACTCGGTGATCTTCTCGCTGCTCATGCGCGCACGAAATCAGGGGATCGACAGCTACCTGCTGCCGCAACCCGCCGGCCTGCCGTTTCATATGCGGCGCGAAGATATTCTGTTACACCGGCCTTGA
- the cysS gene encoding cysteine--tRNA ligase yields MKLYNTRTRRLEEFKPLKPPHVRIYVCGLTPSAEAHVGHARSFLFFDVLRRYLEHLRYDVTYVQNVTDIDDRSIERAKTSGEHWYDIVGGYYASFKESMRRLGVRQPDHEPYATGFVPQIVTMIGELVDKGYAYVSKGGVYYRVAKFPRYGALSGRNIKDLEAGARVEVDEDKEDPLDFALWKFAKPGEPTWPSPWGDGRPGWHIECSAMSRALLDPQGEGFDIHGGGADLIFPHHENEIAQSEPLMGHPPMANFWVHGGLVQFDSRKMSKSLGNFEPLADLLNRYDPQAIRLAFLQTGYGKVMNFTDESIGAANVALGRIKESWRAADRGEGRDGSLMPRIESALDDDFNTSQALSEIFAYIGHPETVNRAELSYVLALLGIKPDDSWLADVPRALRADFLDRLHDELGSEVSLNGQSPEGAIAQVIRLRARARSEKNFAESDRLRDALLRCGVELRDEQGGDTTWQAV; encoded by the coding sequence GTGAAGCTGTACAACACGCGCACGCGCCGGCTCGAAGAGTTCAAGCCGCTGAAACCTCCGCACGTGCGGATTTACGTCTGTGGCCTGACGCCGTCGGCCGAAGCGCACGTCGGACACGCGCGTTCGTTTCTGTTTTTCGACGTCTTGCGGCGGTATTTGGAACACCTGCGTTACGACGTGACGTACGTGCAAAACGTTACCGACATCGACGATCGCAGCATCGAGCGCGCCAAGACCAGCGGCGAGCATTGGTACGACATCGTCGGCGGGTATTATGCGTCGTTCAAAGAGTCGATGCGCAGGCTCGGTGTGCGTCAACCGGATCACGAACCGTACGCGACCGGATTCGTTCCGCAAATCGTCACGATGATCGGCGAACTCGTGGACAAAGGCTACGCCTATGTTTCCAAAGGCGGCGTGTATTACCGCGTTGCGAAGTTTCCGCGCTACGGCGCGCTCAGCGGACGGAATATCAAGGACTTGGAAGCCGGTGCGCGCGTCGAGGTGGACGAGGACAAAGAAGACCCGCTCGATTTCGCGTTGTGGAAGTTCGCCAAACCCGGCGAGCCCACGTGGCCGTCCCCGTGGGGCGATGGCCGGCCAGGCTGGCACATCGAGTGTTCCGCCATGTCCCGCGCATTGCTCGATCCGCAGGGCGAGGGTTTCGATATTCACGGCGGCGGCGCGGATTTGATCTTCCCGCATCACGAGAACGAGATCGCGCAAAGCGAACCGCTGATGGGACATCCGCCGATGGCGAATTTCTGGGTGCACGGCGGCTTGGTGCAATTCGACAGCCGCAAGATGAGCAAATCGCTCGGCAATTTCGAGCCGCTCGCGGATCTCCTCAACCGCTACGATCCGCAGGCCATTCGGTTGGCGTTCTTACAAACCGGCTACGGCAAGGTCATGAATTTCACGGATGAGTCGATCGGCGCTGCGAACGTTGCGCTCGGCCGCATCAAGGAGTCGTGGCGCGCGGCCGACCGGGGCGAAGGGCGCGACGGCAGCCTGATGCCGCGCATCGAGAGCGCTTTGGATGATGATTTCAACACGTCGCAGGCGCTCTCGGAGATATTCGCCTACATCGGGCATCCGGAAACGGTCAACCGCGCCGAGTTGAGCTACGTTCTGGCGCTGCTCGGCATAAAACCCGACGACTCGTGGCTGGCGGACGTGCCGCGGGCGCTGCGCGCCGATTTCTTGGACCGCTTGCACGACGAACTTGGATCGGAAGTCTCGCTCAACGGCCAGTCGCCTGAAGGCGCCATCGCGCAAGTGATCCGGCTTCGCGCGCGAGCGCGCAGCGAGAAGAATTTTGCCGAGTCGGACCGCTTGCGCGACGCGCTGCTGCGTTGCGGCGTCGAGCTGCGTGACGAACAAGGCGGCGATACGACATGGCAAGCCGTCTAG